In a genomic window of Macrobrachium nipponense isolate FS-2020 chromosome 10, ASM1510439v2, whole genome shotgun sequence:
- the LOC135223504 gene encoding prenylcysteine oxidase 1-like produces the protein MMLNIPRLFVFGLITVVRRSCAFLENTDKEVTEPPKIAIIGGGIGGTSASYFLSELFGDDAILDLYEADTIGGRLATIPIGERKYEVGGSIIHPKNEYMVKFASKFGLAKRAECSSRMGLFNGEEYVFKDSDWSFVTIMKLLWRYGLDAYRLEELTESMLGSFGKIYRLQEEGHAYEDVGSLLSAMDPTFLKMTHSPTASWLKGLGFHDLMINELVMAVTQCNYGQTPDIQAFVGAISVAGADSDLWAVDGGNRRVPEELLKASRAALLKRLVTEISFKEDGRFTVASVDSEMPFKHLFVEGNSAAIPEVEEQISQPQDYDIVIIATPLTEDKSNIKFTNFTEELKFPGRYERIVCTMVQGKLVPETLKFTDDDPLDEILVTNPRLIFNSFGKQFPVDLEDCSENLPDVWKIFSPNPLPEEQLNIFFKERNSTHVIDWLAYPHYESDQEMAKFVLTPGMYHVNAIEWAGSAMEMEIIGAKNVALLAYKYWKKDPNAGRKTIKDEL, from the exons ATGATGCTCAACATTCCAAGACTATTTGTTTTTGGTTTAATAACTGTAGTAAGAAGATCATGTGCTTTTCTGGAGAATACTGACAAAGAAGTTACAGAACCTCCCAAAATTG CCATCATTGGAGGTGGTATAGGAGGCACTTCAGCTTCTTATTTTCTTAGTGAACTCTTTGGAGATGATGCCATACTAGACCTTTATGAAGCTGATACGATAGGGGGTAGACTTGCAACTATTCCCATAGGTGAACGTAAATATGAAGTTGGAGGGAGTATTATTCATCCTAAGAATGAATACATGGTGAAATTTGCTTCTAAATTTG GGCTTGCAAAGAGAGCTGAATGTTCAAGTCGTATGGGACTCTTCAATGGTGAGGAGTATGTATTCAAAGACAGTGACTGGTCATTTGTGACAATTATGAAGCTGTTGTGGAGGTATGGGTTAGATGCGTATCGTCTTGAAGAGTTAACCGAAAGTATGCTTGGAAGTTTTGGCAAGATCTATAGACTTCAAGAGGAAGGCCATGCCTATGAGGATGTTGGGTCACTTCTGAGTGCGATGGACCCTACATTTCTCAAGATGACGCATTCACCAACTGCTTCCTGGTTAAAAGGACTTGGGTTTCATGACCTCATGATTAACGAACTAGTGATGGCCGTGACTCAGTGCAACTATGGGCAAACTCCTGACATCCAAGCATTTGTAG GAGCAATATCTGTAGCTGGAGCAGATTCAGATCTGTGGGCTGTTGATGGAGGAAATCGAAGAGTACCAGAGGAATTATTGAAAGCTTCTCGGGCTGCCTTGTTGAAACGATTAGTCACCGAGATTTCTTTTAAAGAAGATGGCAGGTTTACA GTTGCTTCTGTTGATTCTGAGATGCCATTTAAGCATCTTTTTGTGGAAGGCAATTCAGCAGCTATACCTGAAGTGGAAGAACAAATTTCCCAACCTCAAGATTAtgacattgtaattattgctacGCCACTCACTGAAGATAAGAGCAACATCAAGTTTACAAACTTCACTGAGGAGCTAAAATTCCCAGGACGGTATGAAAGAATTGTCTGCACAATGGTGCAAGGTAAGTTGGTGCCAGAAACTTTGAAATTTACTGATGATGATCCCCTCGATGAGATTTTGGTCACCAATCCGCGATTGATCTTTAATTCCTTTGGAAAGCAGTTTCCAGTTGATCTAGAGGATTGCTCCGAAAATTTACCTGATGTTTGGAAGATATTTTCACCCAATCCATTGCCTGAAGAACagttaaacattttctttaaagaaCGTAATTCTACGCACGTTATTGACTGGCTAGCATACCCACATTATGAATCAGATCAAGAAATGGCTAAATTTGTTCTCACTCCTGGGATGTATCATGTTAATGCTATTGAATGGGCAGGAAGTGCGATGGAGATGGAAATTATTGGAGCCAAAAATGTAGCCTTATTAGCTTATAAATACTGGAAGAAAGACCCTAATGCTGGGAGGAAGACTATTAAAGATGAATTGTAA